AATGTATAGTTACTACTTATATTTGACCTTTAGCGGGGATCTCGTTCTCCTGCCCCTTGGTCATATCAATCGACTGTCATCAAAGTGACGAAGTCGAATGCACTCAATGGGCTTAGGTCTCGAATAGTCATCTTTGGGGTTTAAAGCAGTAGTTTTTTTAAAAGTCTGAATCTTCAAGTCCCATCATCTTCAAAACAGCTAGACCAAAGGTCTAGCAGACAATCTCGTCACTCTTTTTTTGGAGCGCACTGACAGCGCATCGAAACACTATTAATGCTCACCGGCAACCAAAAATCTTTCTTAAGAAAGCCAGCACATCCTCCTATGTATGCTGGACAACTTTCATAAGCACATATTGCCCTAACCATTGTGCGTGAAGCAAGATCGGTTTGGCATCGTACTCCTGCCTTAGGTAGCTCGCATAAATGTTTCTTCCAGTCTGATGCATCGCACTTTGAAAAGGCAAAGAGAGTTGAACTTGAGGCCGTCAGCTTGTAGCAGAGTAGTGCTAAAGTACGTATCATCGTAACGATCCTTTCTTCGTTTTGTTTTTAGCATCGCGACCAATATAGACTTTCCTGCCGCTATATTGACAGTAGCAGGTTGCGCATACAGTCACTGAAGCGGTGTTGATAAGGCATGTACCCTTATCTTGTGGGGCGAGTGTAGAGGTGATATGCACTCTTTTTTTGTTTTTTCAGTCTGAAAGATCGTTCTTTTTGCAATATAGATTGATGTACAGGTACTAATAGATAAGCTGAACACAATAACATTCGGAGACTTAATGAGACGATGTAAAGCGGCAGCCCTCGTGAGCGTTTTAACTCTCGGGCAAGCATGTGATAGAGAGGAAAAAGTGGTGGAAGTACCAGTCGAGGTCGAGCCTCAGCCTTGGTACCTAGCCGGGGACTTACAAAGAAACTTCTACGGTGAGGCTGATGAGCTACCTATAGTCGGCTCTAATTGTTTTTACTCAGATCGCTTTCACGGCATTAGTGCTGTGGGTAGCGGCCAGGAAGAGCATTATGTTGAAGAAGTAAGCTACGATCTGCAGTTGCAAACCAGAACTCTATCTTCTATCGAAACCTTCAGCTCTGAAATGATTTCACTAAGTGAATCTCTTACCCTATGCGATGAAGTATATCCTGAGCGGAGTAGGGAATACGTTGGTTTAAAGGTAGCTAAAGAAGTCAGCCAAGCTAGACTATGGTACGAGAGCAATAGCAATGAAGAGATTAAGAACGTTATACTTGAAGTCCTTCCTCTAGTAAAAGTGGATCGCTATGAACGCCATTCCGACGAAGCAAAGGACTTTGTGTTAGAAGACGACCCAGATGCGCAAGTAGGAGCTCAGTACCGGAAGTCTGATATGGTGTATAATGCTTTCTATCGAAGCAACTATGAGGGTGATCCGACAATTGCGTTTCTACCTCATCACACGGCCAAGTCTATAAACGATAATGTACCAACGCCAATGTGGGAAATGCCTTTTGTTGCGAGACATGAGTACGGCCATCATGTTTTTAGCGCCCACATGTTTGAAAAACTTCAGGATAAAAATCTGGGATACTTCGAATATTTAGAAAGAAATCCCTTCCTTCATACCACTCACGCCATCCGAAGGGCTAATCCGCAAGCTTTAAGGGACACTAGATTAGAAAGTAGTCTGATCATTGGCGCACTTAACGAAGGCTTTTCTGATCTTTTCTCGTACTACAGTAGCAATCAGACTCTTCCAGGTATTGAGAATGCCCCATGTATGACTATGACGCGAGATCCTGCTAGTCCATCAATGCCGGGTGCTATTAAAAGCAAGAAGTGGACAAAGGAATTCTTAGACTACCTGTTTAATGTCGAGTCAGATGTAGAGTATGACTTCACACATGACTGTGGTGAGTTTTATTTAGGTTCACCTCACTCTCTCGGAGCTGTAATTGCACATACTGTAGATCAATTGCTAAGCACTTCGAACAGAGTCAAAAATAGTGCTAACCCATCTGCAGAGAAGACGAAACTCTCTCTTGCTTGGCTAGACCAGCTCAACCAGAGCCTCGATTTTTCTGTTCAGGGCCCTAAATTGGTACTCTCGGAAATTTTAAGTGGAGCAGCATTGTTAGCTACGGAAAGTGCAGAACCTTCAGTAGCGACTTGCCAAGTAATCAGAGAGTCTTTCTCAGGTTGGAAGGATGTTTGGAACAAGCAGGAAAGTAGCCTAAAAGCTTGCTTTCTGGAAAACTGAGCTTCCGAAGGCCAGTGTCTGTGCTTGGCTACGTGGAACACAAGTTTGCTGCTGATAAGCAGGCGATTCAGGTTGCCGCTAGCGCTCAATTCAAAGCCGTAAAAGGTCGGCCTGAGCGCTAAAACAACCTAGAGACCGAGTGCAGGATCTTCAACAACAAATGTTTCGCTAAACACCGCGCTAAGATTGGTTTCATCCTGCGAGTACTGAACGTAAAGCGTCTTCTCACCAAAATCTGAAAACGAGTACCAGATGGTGGTAATCAAGTCTTGCCAGGCGGCATCGCTGAAGTCACCAGTTTCGGAAACCCGAACCTTATTAGCATTGGCTGGTGGAGTGAGGACGACCGCTATGGATTCAGGAGTCGAGAGTTTGGCTGGTATAAAGCCCGTACCCTCGGCGTCGTTGAGAAGCATCGTATCAAGTGTCTGAGTTCCCGCTTGGCTCAGGTTTAGAATGTGGATCTTACCAATGCGATAGCCATCGGCTTGATATAGCAGTTGGTGAATTCCTAGGGGAACATCCGCAATAGCAAAGGCGCCGCTGGCATCAGCTTCCGCCTGAAAGTGCGTCCCCGGAATAGACACCAGGATAGCGCCTTCTTGCTGGCCGCCGAGTCTCTCCACTGAGCCGCTAATGGTGGTTGTTCCTTGCAGCGCTTGGGGACGAATCCGAGCCCCGCCGCCTGAGGAAATCTGAATACCATTGATTCTTGAGCCTATCGACAGGCCTTCAGCGTCTTGAGAAGTCACAATAAGATCATACCGGCCTGCTTCCACCAATGGAATAACAAACTCAGAGCTTTCCCCGAGCCGTTGCAAAGCATAGGTTTCTTGGAAGCCAACGAGATAGCCCGAAAGTGTGTCTAGCCGCGTGCTATCATCGAAACTTACCGTAAGGCTTGGTTCGCGCTCTTCTGCATCGGCCTCTTGATCGACGTTGAGCTGCGTTGGTGTCTCATTGTTCTGTGGCTCTCCTGCTTTTGAGCAGGCTAAGGCCGATATAAGTGCTAATAGAGTAATAATTCTAATCATTTTGTCTTCCCCTCCCAGTCCCTTACGTATCGGAAAAAAAGTGGGGAATCTTAAACCATATCGCTGGGCTGGCACTCTTGCCGACGCTCTCGACATAAGCTTAGGATATTAGGTGGAATGTTGCGGACCACTTCTAAGTGCTGCTCTAGTTGAGTGAAAAATTGATAACGACTCTCCAGACTATCACATTCAAAGGCCCCGATGGGGGCAAGCGGCTTACCTTGGGATTCCAAGACCACCACCTCACGAAATCGGCCTTGCTCCAGGCAAAGGTTTTCATCTACCATTCGCCAACCCAGGGTATCGAGCTTTATTCGCAGCTCCACGCTTCGCTTTTGGATGCCCAAAATTAAGCGAATACCTGCCTTGTCTTGAATGCTTTGGCAGATATCTGCGATCAAATGATTGCCAACTCCAGCCGCTATAATTTGACAAGGGCTACGGAAAGGAATGCGCCGGGCATCACCCA
The window above is part of the Pseudobacteriovorax antillogorgiicola genome. Proteins encoded here:
- a CDS encoding tRNA (adenine(22)-N(1))-methyltransferase TrmK; the protein is MSASHPSYHEDSKIQRIPTIIGKFKPDINQVYDLCCDHGQIGLAAALKGHQVTFNDREPVIIERLRRGIEIDHPSLIKLCRFHVGDARRIPFRSPCQIIAAGVGNHLIADICQSIQDKAGIRLILGIQKRSVELRIKLDTLGWRMVDENLCLEQGRFREVVVLESQGKPLAPIGAFECDSLESRYQFFTQLEQHLEVVRNIPPNILSLCRERRQECQPSDMV